A stretch of DNA from Apis cerana isolate GH-2021 linkage group LG8, AcerK_1.0, whole genome shotgun sequence:
CACCGGGGGTTGGGTTACCCCCTCTGGCCGGGGGTGGGGGGATCCAGGGGGGTTCTTGCAAGTACCGGTGTAACCCAGGGATAGGCGGAGCTTACATCTCGCGCGCAGGGGGTGTAGCTCGGAGATATCGAGGCTTATCACCTCGAtgctcttttctctctctctctctttctctctctctcgcttgcGTCTCTCCTCGCGAGACGAATGTCGTGATTTTTCCTGCCATTCGTGAACATAATCGTCGCTTATGTTGACGATGGGATTAGGTTTGATGAAATGGACTTGGGATTCCAACTGTGTTTGTTGTCGTGCTTTGTTAGGATTATTGTAATTgggattataatttttttaggggAGGATTTGGGTGTCTTTGAGGAGTAGATAAGGAATTGTGGATCAGAGGTTGAAAGATCGATTTTGTAGTTTCTAAATCTAATCTTTTAAGTGAGCTTTGGGATATGGTTTTGATTTGATTCGAATGACAGTTTGAAGAGGAATCGATAGATCGATCgtgattttgatgaaattgaaaagagaagagCGACTTTTCCATTTGGAAATATCTTTCCTTCTTCAAAATCATTCTGAAATCCCGATTTCTTCCTTCGGGAAGATTACTTGTTCGAGTCGAGGACGTCTTATCAACGTCAGTCCGTGACTCTATTAACgcgattatcgattatatgGAACATCGGTTCGATCGAAGACCGATTCGACGAATGGATTAGACGCTCCCCAGTTCTCCTGATCGATATCCGCGATGCTTGATAGCGAAGTCCGTACGATTCTCCATCGAAGGTTTGCTTTTCTTTTGTAGCACTTTGACACGGGTCGACGGCTAATTTATCATGGTCGACAAAAGGCCTGCACGTAACGAGCGAATATTAGTTACCGACGTCATTCGCGTCAGATTTTTCCATGGAGGAATTTCGTTGCTCGATGGACGATTACTATTTTCTGATGGCCGACGTTCGATTTGCCTACACCACTCGTGGAATCCGTAAACGAATCGTTATAACACAGTATCTttcatcgaaatattaatagaacgACGAGATCCTTTTTCCTGTATgcgataattatcgataattatttatattttatttcatattattaatataaatagtacaaaaaaaaatgcacaATTGCAGAAGAACAAGGAACCTcgtcgaatataaattatatatatatatatagtttgttAATGAAACGTATAGATATAACAATTCGTATACTTTTTCCATAAATCTGAAACTATAATATGCATTATATTTGATCCTCGAGAACAGTTTCCATCCGTACGAAAAGCAACAGAATCTCGGTTCCGTCCCCACCCAAGCACGGCCCGTTTTCCCGACTTCCGccgcaataaataatatccgcTTTCGACGCTccgatataataaagatattaagttTAATTGAACAAAGCGCGGCCTTCCTGGCGCGGTCAGAGAGCGACAGAGTTTCCGcgcgttattaatatttaaacaaaagcgGTGGCGGAAGCGGCCTTTGTGGCCTCGTACAAAAAGCTCCACCTCGCTCGTGGAGCCCAACGAATAAAATCACGGAAAGAGAGGCAAGACACGCCGCTAATTAATTAGTACCAATTGGTGGACGGAAGAAAAACGAATGGAATGAAGTTCCTCGAGGATTTCTTCGTAACCTGGAAATTAATCCAGTTTCAAATTTGTGCGTGTATATCataacgaatatataatttgtgtataataaaaatcgatttgaaaattcCCTCTTTGGATTTCGAATAGATAAAATGGATgggagtaattttaatttcgtatcgttgatttaattcaatcacttgaaatctttggaaaatttgaaagaaataacttTCGAGtaagtttctttatttcgaaaatgcgACACGATGCcatactttttcaaaatttttactgTCCGAaaaggatttcttttttaatacaatcttctctaaattttaaatacaaattccataaatttctTAACTTCGATTTAGGTAAAACATCGGTCTGTAAAAATTCTATCGTGAAAATAACGCATCCCATGAATCAGATTTGAGAAAGAACACTCGGTACATCGGGGAATCAGTGCGGCAGGCAAGGATTAGGCAAAGTAGACTGGGTTCGGTGCACAGATTCGAGGTTTTATTCTTGTCTGCAACATGTACGCGTACATGTGTACATAGAATCGTCGTCAGAATCGTGGTGTCTCGTATATACAATCGATTTCGTGCCGAGGGAGAACGGTGATTACCATTTAGAAGATCGTCCAACACCGAATACGTGAAagcaaatgttttttttaatctcttgaGGAGACGTTTAAACCCTAATCGATTCGCTCTAATGCGTTATGTACATCGTGCAACTAGCTTTAGTCTCGGACAACACGTACAAGTGTAACATCTAGACCCGAGGAcagttacaaaaatatatattacacaacCAGTAGGAGGGAAACGATCGAGTAGAagctatttaattttcatcgttcTTCCATCCgccacacacacacgcacatacattctctctctcactctcaaGTATGAGTAACAACGAGGCGAGACATCGTTCTATCATTTGTTTCTATCATTGTTCGACACGTACATTCTTAAACAGCGATGAGTAGGGACGAATTCCTTATACGAAAATAAGTCGCGAGAAATCGGTTGGAGACGAGGGTAAGGATCTTCGATCCTGAAACGTTATCGAAGAATCAAATTCGTgagaataaattggaatttttctcaTTCGCGCACGTATATGGTCCgattccaataataattttctcgattgTTCTCTTTTCAGGTGGTGATTCTGCAAGTAGTCTTCTCGGGTTATTATATCCTTCTTCCTTGGTAtgaatatttcgatcgatcgatggaacGATTTTATTCGACGTATCGGGGAGGTATACGCGCGGTCCCGTGAGACGTGTGCAACGATCTCTTCGACTTCTCCATGAACGCATCCGATTTTCTTGGGTATCTCGAGGATCGACAATATTCGGGGGAGAGCTTCTCCTGCCCGTGCTCGGGAATGTCGTATATCGGCGACTTTGTGTCACGGGATCTGCGTGATTTCATCGCGTACAGAGTTGGAATATCCATAGAGTTCGCTTCCTTCGTGGCATACTTGCAACGGCCGTATAATTGTTCCTGGTTCTCGGCCTCGTCACCTGGAAAAtcgataataagaaaattttttcatgataGATTTTTCCAGCGTgtacatttatttcaatttctaataaaattgtcgTCCAATTGAATGCAAAATTtccgttattatttttagtggaAGAAGTACAGAGACgatgatttcaaaataaataataagtataatatctttttttgagAAAGAGCGATCGATAATAGAACGTAGAATAAAATAAGCAATAAGATACGGAATCTCACCGATTGATCCCTTGATAGGAATATTCGCAGAATCGTCAAATCTGCAAGTACTCTTCACGGGCGGTTCGTTCTTCTTGTTCGACAAGTTACCGCACCTATTGCATCTTCTCGCTTTATTCATCTCCGAGTCTATCAGACGATCCATATCCGGTTTGGTGCGGGCTCGCCGCATTAACGGCGTCACGTTCTCGTATCGATCGGGCTCGTTCCTCGGCACCCAATAATAGTCGGAGGGCTGCCGCTTCGAAGTCTTCATCGACGTTCGGACGAAATCTTCTTCTGATAAGGGCTCGGATATGTCGTGCTCGGCCACATTATGATAGTACCTACTAGGAATCACGAATAATTCCTTCGAATTATCTTTAGATCGAAATTGCTTCAAAAGAAACTGTGTGAACATTTCTGTGTTCTGTGTtcgaaaaactttgaaaaaaaaaagaaaagaaaatgttcgaagaaggaagaaaatatatatagatttaaaaattagaaaatttttcctatcTTTACCTGGGAGAAGGATTATCTACTAAAGTGACACGTTGCTGGCCACGGATTCTTCGCGGGTCCGGCTGTTGCTCGGATCTCCATCGTTGTTTCAACATCGCCTCGGTCTTGTTTCCTCTTTGAGACCTATGAGCGAGAGGGGTCGGGTCGGATTCCTCCTCCACTTCATCGTCCGCTTCGTGCTCCTCGTAATCCTTGTCCAAGTACTCCTGATCCTCTTCcgctatatatgtatatagaaaaattccaaactctctctttctttctctcagaTGATCCTCTCTCCGcgcgaattaatttaaaatcgaaacgaaacgatttgTCAGGGATCAATCAAAGTTTCGTGAATTCTGAACCTGTTATCTCCTCTTCGACGTTCTCGTCCATATTGCCCTCCACGATATTCCCCAATTCCTCGTCGATGAGTTTCAATTTCTCGATGTCCCCTAACTCGTCGTCGTAGTGGATCTTCCTCTTGGGCGACAAGTTGGAGGGATGGTGCACGTCTCGGTGAGATTTGGACCGAGCCTGCATGTATACAGCGTCGGCACCGTGATGCGAGGTATACTTCGAGTACATCGGGCCGGAACACATATGGCCCTTTTGCGGCTTGTAAGAACTCGAGGAATAATAGTTCGTCGGTGATTCCGGGCTCCTTAAGATACATTTCGATGAGAAACCGATTTCCAGAAGATTATCTTTATCATCAagattatttaagattatttcttctttttgtaagaatatttttttctctttttatttttagtaaaacatttttatagtttattttttttcttttcttatacatacgcatatattttaacatcttCAGAAGTTTAAttcggaaataaaaaaagaaaaattatacgatattctttctaaaaaagaaaaaaaaagggaataaaTACTTACCTGCTTCTGCTTAGTGGAAAAGACTGACTTCTCCTCTGGGGATGCCTCCAACACGTATCAGGCGGATCCCTTGTGTCAAAGTACATGTGTTGAATGTACTTCGACCTAAGATTTTCTGCTTGTttcatcgtttaattttcgTCGTTCGTCCACAGTGTCCGCGAATCGTCGAACAATCGTCTCTTCACTTTCACACACTTATCGGACgacaatttacataatttcgttaaaaaagaaattttatctccTATCCCCTCACCGCGTAACagcatcgaatacaaacatCGAAGGATTATCAAAACGATAAGAGGAGAGAAATCGTTCGAGTCCGTCTCAACACGGAGAAATACAcaatctagaaaaaaattcatccaaattcatcgatcgatcTACGAATCGTCTCTCGTCGATTTACATCAACGTTCTGAATCAATCTCACATTCCCTCGTCAAGATATCCTCGATCAACATCTACAACTCCTACGTCCCTCCGATCCTCGCCTTCATATTCCGCGCGAAAAATCGGCCGAAATCCAACTCGAATCTCGAAAGATACGTTTCGACGAAGAGTCACAACTTTTCGTCGCGAAGGATCGAGAAACGGATGGAGGATGAAACGCGGGGAAGAGAGAGGTCGTttcgaggaaggaagaagaagaatcgtcACAGCGCGCTCCGCGAACCGAGCGTGTATCGTCCTTGGCCCAAGGTCAAGCCCTCCTCCTCGAGCGCGAGCGGTCGAACATCTCTGGGATCGGAGAACGGAAGAAACGGGGGTGAGACGAGGGGTGGGCCAAGTCGCGCTTCACGATCGAGGGACGCGGACTCTTTTCACCATTTGTCGGCCTCGTTGCTGTCCTCGTGCTCCAGGGACGAGTTGAGGGTACGCTGGAACTCGTGCACCCTCTGGCTCTGCTGCTCGTGATGGTGCTTCCGCCACTTGATCCGCCGATTCTGGAACCAGACCTTCACCTGAGCCTCGGTCAGCCTGAGTGCGTGCGCCAGGTAAAGCCTCTCTGGCCCGACCATGTACTGTTGTCGCGCGAATTCTCCCTCCAACCGTTCCAATTGCTCGGCCGTGAAGATCGTACGCACCCTCTTCAACTTGCCGCCGCCGCCGGAACACGAGCTCGAGCCACCGTTCTTCGCGCCACCTTCCTGACCTGcgattccatattttttttaaatccacgattttctttcccttccttttcttttctttttcaaaaggaCGAAGGATTTGCCGCCCTCGAATCGATAGGTAAGATAATTCGTTGtgagatatttttgttaatattaatttaattgagcaAGGGGAAAAGGTGGAGGAATGTGGTTGCTACTCGTATCTGAAGGAGCAAAGGATCTGAAGGAGCAAACATTTGGAATGGGTATTCGTTGATGACtaacgaattaataattgcGTGGATTCagggttaataaaaatttgtacttatttagaaatttcgataattctctttctcgaaataacatattctttttatattttatcagagaaattcgaaacgtagatttaaaattgagGGTAGGTTATGGAAACGTGAAAAACAAGGTGTCTTGTATCTCATACCTcgaaattatgttaataataaagttgatTGAAAAGATTTCAATAAACTACTATTCGGTCACGAAATAATCGatgtttaattattcctcAGTTACTGCTGAGGTTAACGagaattttgtttgaattatGAATGTATACAACTGACAGAACGATTTTATCACGTTATCTTCATTTGTTTCCAAAGGAAATACATCTGAAGTTTGATAGATCTTCCCGTAATAAATGATTCGATTCTTCCCTTTCATTTTGATCATCTCACTCCGATCTCGATCCaatcaaaaatcaaacgaTTAAGTAAGTTTCACGATCCAATCCACAATATTATCCAcgcaaagagaaaaaaaaaacctttaaTTACCAAAATCCAGACGAAAACCTATCTATCCCTAATCTTAAGATtcagaaattcaaattcaaccGAATCCCACCTAATATTCCACCTAAAAATCCTGCCAGCAAGAGAACAATCCATCACCACGTACCCTGATGCTTCCTGTATTGCTGCTGCTGATTCCGTTTCTCCCTAGGATTATTCCTCAACCCGAGAATCGCGTCGATGGTAAACGATTTGGCctgctgttgttgctgctgctgcgaGTGTTGCATCTGCGTGATGGAATGGGGATGCGGTATCTGGGTGGACAAATTCTGGGCGGAGAGATCGGCGCCCAACAGATGCGATCGTCTCATGCGTTCGAGCGCGATCGCCTCGAGATCTTGGCTCCTTGATTGCATCTGCATATTCTTCAACTCTCCGTGCTCCATCAACGGTGGATTCTCCAACAATCCACCACCCCCTCGAAGTCTCTCCAACGCGAAATGACTGTCCCTCATCCTGTCCAACGACAGATTGAACTCCTTCATCCGATCGATGCTGTAATTCTTCAACAGGCCGAAATCCTTGATGTCCTTCTCGGAAACGGCGAAATTCAAATCCTTCCCGTACCTGTCGGACAGTGACAATGTCGCGTGCGTGCTCTTGTGCCTGTTCTCGCGAAGGTTGAACAGGAGATCCTTGGCCGTCGGATTCTTGGTCCTGCACAGATTGCCGGCCTCCAATGACTCGTCGTTCTCACTCGATCTGTCCAACGTATACGCCATTTCGTTCAAACCGCCCGCCACGTAACCGAAATCTTTACCCTTGTTCAACGTCAACGGATGATTCCTGCCGGTGGTCTCAAATTCCTCGAAACGGATGGAGGCCTTGCCCGATTCTAAACCTAGGTGAAAGTCTTTGGGCTCGATCTGGCAATCATCCTTCGATTTATCCACGGACAAATTCAACTCCTTGATCCGCTCGTAATCTTGAAACGCTCGCAACTGGCTCTCCGAGTGGCTGCTCTCGCTTCGGCAGTCGGACAGATCTTCGACGGCCAACCTGCCCGACGGATCATTCGTCTCCATAATCGCGTATATCCGagataccaaaaaaaaaaaaaaacaggccCACTCTACTTATGATACTTATATTCTATAACTCTCTCTTCTGTACATCGACACAGATTCATCGCTCCATCAGAAGAACCAAATCCCTCGAATTCACTCACACGAATCGTTCATCGTTCCCTTATCGACTCTCCTCTCCAAAAATTTCCTTATCACCAAACACAGAGGGTCGAGCACAGTGTCACGGAGTGCCGACTCGTTGTTGCCGGCGGACATCGTTGCCGCGCGACATCACTCCCCCCCTGGAAAATACGAATACCCGGCTTGGAAAACAAAGACGAGGTTATATCCGACACGGTTTCGACGAAACACGAAACACGAGACGAGGGGGAACACGAGGAACCGAACTGGAACGATGACGACGAGGGGGACCAACCCCGAAGGATGGCCGAGCCGCGCTGGCGCTGCACGTCGTCCCAGGATAATGATGTCAGCCACGAGGATCACTGCTATCGGAGAGGGTTGGCGAGCAGGACTAAGGATATATCCGGCTAATGATCCCGTACGTGACgagggggaaggagggggaggaggaggaggaggaggaggggatatTCACCCGCACGCTCCAACCAACCAACCCCCCTCCCCGCTCGCCACTCTTCGCCAGCAATCAGCAGTCCGACGTTGTGTTTCACCTCCGCAACCCCCAAATGGACCGCAGAATACCCCCCTTCGCCAcggtcaatattttttcacccTCAAGGCTCAAGGTGGCCAACGAGGGGGTTGCGCGACGGCGAGCCCCGATTGGCCAAGCGTTGCCATCACCACGAGACCTTGGCCACGCCCCGCGTCGAGCGtcgtgggggagggggagggttaTTTGCGGGGAGTCTGttacttttttctccctccccttgCTCCTCCAACCTGCTGCGGGACGGAAGCACGGAAACGGAAACAACAACCGGCCCCTCAAGGCCTCGTTACTCTCTCGTCCTTCCTTCTAGGCCTTCCGCTCTCCCTCCCTCGAGAAACCCCCTATTAATAAGCTTTCATCCCCTCGTGCACACCGATCCGTCTCATCCTTACTTGTCACGCGGATGTAGTGGAAGTGGAAgatggaggaagagagagagagagagagggggggggggTGTCTCTTCTCCTCCGGCGCCCGATTGTCTGTGCTCGTTGACGATGTCATCCGCGTCTAAGACATTCCCGGTAATTAGGTGGCCGGGTTCTAATGATGATGAGGTCGTTTAATTTTGTCCCGTTGGTGGTGATCTTTCTTGCCTCTGCTCGGATTGAGATAGTCGCTCGAGGATTC
This window harbors:
- the LOC107995282 gene encoding uncharacterized protein LOC107995282 isoform X1 encodes the protein MKQAENLRSKYIQHMYFDTRDPPDTCWRHPQRRSQSFPLSRSRSPESPTNYYSSSSYKPQKGHMCSGPMYSKYTSHHGADAVYMQARSKSHRDVHHPSNLSPKRKIHYDDELGDIEKLKLIDEELGNIVEGNMDENVEEEITAEEDQEYLDKDYEEHEADDEVEEESDPTPLAHRSQRGNKTEAMLKQRWRSEQQPDPRRIRGQQRVTLVDNPSPSRYYHNVAEHDISEPLSEEDFVRTSMKTSKRQPSDYYWVPRNEPDRYENVTPLMRRARTKPDMDRLIDSEMNKARRCNRCGNLSNKKNEPPVKSTCRFDDSANIPIKGSIGDEAENQEQLYGRCKYATKEANSMDIPTLYAMKSRRSRDTKSPIYDIPEHGQEKLSPEYCRSSRYPRKSDAFMEKSKRSLHTSHGTARIPPRYVE
- the LOC107995282 gene encoding uncharacterized protein LOC107995282 isoform X2, coding for MKQAENLRSKYIQHMYFDTRDPPDTCWRHPQRRSQSFPLSRSRSPESPTNYYSSSSYKPQKGHMCSGPMYSKYTSHHGADAVYMQARSKSHRDVHHPSNLSPKRKIHYDDELGDIEKLKLIDEELGNIVEGNMDENVEEEITAEEDQEYLDKDYEEHEADDEVEEESDPTPLAHRSQRGNKTEAMLKQRWRSEQQPDPRRIRGQQRVTLVDNPSPRYYHNVAEHDISEPLSEEDFVRTSMKTSKRQPSDYYWVPRNEPDRYENVTPLMRRARTKPDMDRLIDSEMNKARRCNRCGNLSNKKNEPPVKSTCRFDDSANIPIKGSIGDEAENQEQLYGRCKYATKEANSMDIPTLYAMKSRRSRDTKSPIYDIPEHGQEKLSPEYCRSSRYPRKSDAFMEKSKRSLHTSHGTARIPPRYVE
- the LOC107995283 gene encoding uncharacterized protein LOC107995283; the encoded protein is METNDPSGRLAVEDLSDCRSESSHSESQLRAFQDYERIKELNLSVDKSKDDCQIEPKDFHLGLESGKASIRFEEFETTGRNHPLTLNKGKDFGYVAGGLNEMAYTLDRSSENDESLEAGNLCRTKNPTAKDLLFNLRENRHKSTHATLSLSDRYGKDLNFAVSEKDIKDFGLLKNYSIDRMKEFNLSLDRMRDSHFALERLRGGGGLLENPPLMEHGELKNMQMQSRSQDLEAIALERMRRSHLLGADLSAQNLSTQIPHPHSITQMQHSQQQQQQQAKSFTIDAILGLRNNPREKRNQQQQYRKHQGQEGGAKNGGSSSCSGGGGKLKRVRTIFTAEQLERLEGEFARQQYMVGPERLYLAHALRLTEAQVKVWFQNRRIKWRKHHHEQQSQRVHEFQRTLNSSLEHEDSNEADKW